One Solanum pennellii chromosome 10, SPENNV200 genomic region harbors:
- the LOC107031992 gene encoding ubiquitin-conjugating enzyme E2-23 kDa-like, translated as MSSPSKRREMDLMKLMMSDYKVEMINDGMQEFYVHFHGPAESPYHGGVWKIKVELPDAYPYKSPSIGFINKMYHPNVDEISGSVCLDVINQTWSPMFDLTNVFEVFLPQLLLYPNPSDPLNGEAAALMMRDRTAYEQRVKEYCLKYAKPEDVGAVPEDKSSDEELSEAEYDSDDEAMAGPVDP; from the exons ATGTCTTCCCCAAGCAAAAGAAGAGAGATGGACTTGATGAAGCT GATGATGAGTGATTACAAAGTTGAAATGATCAATGATGGGATGCAGGAGTTTTATGTGCATTTCCATGGACCTGCTGAAA GTCCTTATCACGGTGGAGTTTGGAAAATAAAGGTGGAACTTCCAGATGCATACCCGTATAAATCTCCGTcaattggttttattaataaaatgtaCCATCCAAATGTTGATGAGAT CTCAGGATCAGTTTGTTTAGATGTTATCAACCAGACCTGGAGTCCCATGTTTG ATTTGACAAATGTGTTTGAAGTGTTTCTCCCACAACTTCTCTTGTATCCTAACCCGTCGGACCCATTGAATGGGGAGGCAGCTGCCCTGATGATGCGAGACCGAACTGCATATGAACAAAGAGTTAAAG AATATTGTCTAAAATATGCGAAGCCAGAAGACGTTGGAGCTGTCCCGGAGGACAAGTCGAGTGACGAGGAGTTAAGTGAAGCTGAATATGACTCAGATGATGAGGCAATGGCAGGCCCTGTTGATCCATAA